TGCTCCCACTGGTGCTTCCGCCGACTGTGGTCGGATTTATATTGCTCGTGTTACTGGGGCGTAAGAGCCTGCTCGGACGGTGGATTGAAGCCATCTTCTCCGCACCTGTCATTTTCTCTTGGTGGGCAGCTGTGATTGCCTCGGTGGTGGTTGCGTTCCCATTGGTATATCAGACGATGAAATCCGGTTTTAGCGGGATTGATAAGGATCTGGAAGATGCAGGCCGCTCCATCGGAGCGAATGAATGGCAGGTATTTCGTCATATCTCACTTCCGCTTGCAGGGAGAGCGTTGATGACGGCATTCATCCTGGGTTTCGCGCGTGCACTGGGGGAATTCGGGGCTACGCTCATGATCGCAGGTAATATTCCGGGCAAAACGCAAACCGTACCCACTGCAATCTATGTTGCTGTGGATTCGGGCAATCAGACGATGGCCTGGATGTGGACCGGCTCTATTATTATCATTTCGTTTATCATGCTGCTCTTAACCAGACAGCCCCGCGACGGAAAGGCATGATGTGGGCTATTTAAAGTGAAAGCGATAAGGATTAGCATTAGCATTAGCATTCAAAAAACCCGCTCAAGGAATCTTTCCTCGGAGCGGGTTTTCATTTGCGCAGGCCGCATATATGGGATATCATGTATGTTTACGTTCATCCAGCCGATTTTTGTTCAGCCTGTTTGAACAGAAGGTGTCTTATAACGGGCAGGGTCCAGCGTTTTGATCATAAATACAATCTCTTCCTGTCGTTCAGGTGTCTGTACCGTTTTATGATGAAAAGGTTCATATCCCCGCCGTTCATACATGGGAGCAAGCCAGGGATGGCGAGTCGCTGTTGCCAGAAATACGGCAGGAGCATCAAGCTTTTGCAGAATGATATGTTGCTCTACCCAATCCAGTAGTTTGGAGCCGTAACCCTGGCTTTTATGGGCCGGATTTACCGCGAACCAGCGGATGAAAGGATAGGGGCTGATGGCTTTCCGCTGTTCATCTTCGGCTCGATCAAGGGTAACCGTGGCAATGATTTCTCCCCCTTTTTCAAGAATATAGCATTCATGCTGTACAATATTATTCTGGATGACTTCCAGTGTAGCGTGTCCGGCTGGAAAAGGAATGTTCAGGGCTCGAATTGTCTCATAGGCATCAACGGTAACAGCCTGCAATTGTTCGGCATCTTCAAGTGTAGCCAATCGGTATTGTTCGGTCATGATCGATCAATCCCTTCTATGAAAATTAACTATTCCAACCTGTTAAGTTGGTTTAAATATTTTGGTGTTATTTTATCATGAAATTCAGGGTTGGAATATAATTCTCGAATCAGATCTGTCTATAAGTCCATCGAAAGCTTCTATATGTCAAAATGACAAAACTTTTTCCAATTTTACTCGTTTCAGGACTCGCCTAAACCATGCTCTATCCTGTAAAATAGAACTAACTGATTCCAGCCAAGAACTGAAATAAGGAGAGACGACTAATGAATACGAAATCTGATTTCGGTATATCGTTGCAAATCGACGACTATCTGGATCTTTTGCATTTTGCCATCCAAATCGAGGATCAGGAATGGCAGCAGTCCCTTATCCACCAGCTCAAAATATTTCAGCCGGAAGCGGAGCAGCGCACACCTGAAGAAGAATTATGGATGAGATTTGATTATATCAACAGCAAACTGACAGGTCTCTGCCACCAGATTCACGCGGCCCATTCAACGGATGAACGCAAGAAGTTTGAAGAACGAATCGGACTGTTGCAACTGCAGCGTATAGAAGTAGCTCGTAAAATTAAATGGGCTAGTCGCAGATAGATGCGTAATTGAATTTAATATGATCTATAATTGAAGAAGCGATCCCCAGCCCCGTCGGAGGATCGCTTCTTTTGGTTTACTTTTGGATCAGGGAACGGGTGAAGCATAGAGAAGTTCTATAACGTTATCAGGATGTCCTATTAGCATATATATTGCCTGGGCATGACATCCAGTGCTATTCTTTGTTCAACCTAATTCCGACTATACAAGTGTGAATGGTTAGTTAAATCAAAAATGAGGAATGGGAGTACACATCATATTGGCTGAAATGACAGCCTGTGGAGGAGATCGGGAATGGTTAATCACTGGGGGATTCAGAAATTTCGGACAGCATTGCTGTTCATTACTATGTTGGCGGTACTGGCGGGTTGCAGTTCAGGCAATGCATCGAATGAATCGAATTCCGCATCTGCGTCCGGTCAGGATAAAGTAAAGAAGATCATTGTGGGTACAGGCACTCAATTCCCTAATGTTTGCTTTATTGATGAGAATGGCAAGCTGACGGGCTACGATGTAGAGCTGATCCGCGAGATTGATAAACGATTGCCAGAATATGAATTTGAGTTCAGTACAATGGAATTCAAAAATCTGCTGCTCAGTCTTGAAACGAAGAAAATAGACCTGATCGCTCACCAGATGGAAGTGAATGAAGAGAGACAGGCCAAGTTCCTCTTTAATGACGAGGCATATAACATTTTTCCTAATAAAATCGTTGTAAGCGAGAAAAACCAGGATGTAAAATCCATCGAGGATCTGAAAGGTAAAAAACTGATTGTTGGCGCGACGAGTAATGCGGCTGTACTGGCTGAGAAATGGAATGCAGCGAACGGTAACGCCATTGACATTGTGTATTCCGGAGCAGGGGAAGATACGAATACCCAGATCAAAACAGGGCGGGTGGATGCAACCATCAGCACGCAGTTTGCCATCGATTATCAGAATAAAGTGGTGGATGCACAGTTGAAAACTGTCGGAGAAGCTCTCTCCAACTCCAAAGTGTATTTCATTCTGAACAAGGATGAGGAAGAGCTCAAAACTAAAGTGGATGAAGCGCTCAAATCAATCAAGGAAGATGGGACATTGAGCAAATTGAGCACAGAGTGGCTGGGAGCCGATTACACGGTTGAGGAATAGTTCGTTGAGAAAGGTGAGCGACAGTTATGGGTAAATCATTCGATCTGTCATTGGTTCTGGATTTCATCCCTGAACTGCTGCGATATTTGCATATTACACTGATTGTACTGGGTGGTTCCATTGTGCTCGGTCTGGTGGGCGGTGTGCTTCTGGCGGTTCCGAGGTTATACCGGATTCCGGTGCTGAGCCAGCTCGCTACCCTGTATGTCTCTTTCATGCGGGGCACACCGATTCTCATCAAGTTGTTTCTGGTCTATTACGGATTACCCGAACTGCTCAAGCCAATAGGAGTCGATCTATCCAGGACCGATCCGCTGGTATTCGTCATCGTGACTTATGCGCTAAGTGATGCAGCGTCCTTTGCCGAAATCTTTCGCGGAGCTGTGCGCAGTGTGGACAAGGGCCAGACGGAAGCAGCTTATGCTGCGGGCTTGACCACGTTTCAGTCTTTTCGGCGCATTGTGGTCCCGCAGGCACTCATTGTTGCTTTTCCGAATATGGCGAATACGTTGATTGGCTCGTTAAAGGATACGTCACTTGCTTTTTCGATTGGGGTCATGGACATGGTGGGCAGGGGCCAAACCCTGATCTCGGCTACATCGCATGCTCTTGAAGTGTATATCAGTCTGTCGGTTGTCTACTATGTTATCGTGCTTGTACTTGAAAAAGGGTTTGCTCTCGCAGAACGCAGACTCCAGCGTCACGAACGTAAGAAGGAAGTCCGCGGGCCAGCGGTAAGAGCTGAACGCCTGAAACGAATAGCGGGGTGAGCGCATGTCTATTGATTTCAACTTTATCTACACCTCTTTCTTCCAGATTCTAAAGGCATTGCCACTGACACTCGTCATTACGATTGTACCGTTGATCGCAGGCTTCGGCATTGGTCTGGCTACTGCTTTAATCCGAATCTATAAGGTTCCCTGGGTCTACCGGATCGCTGATTTCTATGTTTCGTTTTTTCGGGGGACACCGATGCTGATGCACTTGTTTCTAATCTATTACGGGATTCCGTTGATCATCGACAAGCTGGCTGCCAGGTACGGCTGGGCCTTTCAGTCTTCTTCCATCCCGATTCTGGTGTTCGTGCTCATTGCCTTCTCGTTGACTGCGGGATCTTATATGTCGGAGATTATTCGTTCCGGTATTCTTGCAGTGGATACCGGGCAGATGGAAGCTGCACATGCCGTGGGCATGAGTACCTCCCAGGCAATGAGACGCATTATTTTACCGCAGGCGGTGGGTGCGGTTCTGCCGAATCTGTGCAGCATGTTTGTTGGTTTCCTGCATGGATCAACACTTGCATTTACCGTATCACAGATGGATATTCTCGGGAAAGCGGACGTGGTGGCTTCGGTTAGTCTGAAATTTCTGGAGGCTTTCATTGCTGCCGCATTGATCTATTGGGGTCTGACGGTGATTGTCGAACGGATTACAGCTTTGCTGGAACGCAGAGTTGCCGTGTACAGCAAAGGAGGAGTGTCATGATATCACTGACGAATATACACAAATCTTTTGGTCAGCAGGAAGTGTTGAAAGGTATTGATCTGACTGTGGAGCAGGGGGATGTTGTTGCTATTCTTGGACCGAGCGGGTCCGGCAAAACGACATTGCTGCGCTGTGTGAATTTTCTTGAACGTGCCGATGAGGGCAAGGTACAGATCAGCGGATTAACCGTAGACTGTAAGTATGCCCGTAAACATGACATTGTGCAGTTGCGGCGAAAAACGGCGATGGTGTTCCAGCATTATAACCTGTTCAAACATAAAACAGTGCTGGATAACGTAACGGAAGGGTTAATCATCGCCCAGAAAATGTCCAAAGCCGATGCTCGTGAACGAGCCTTGCGTGTACTTGAACAAGTAGGTCTGTCCGCCAAAATCAATGAGTATCCCAGCATGCTGTCAGGTGGACAGCAGCAGCGGGTAGGCATTGCTCGGGCGCTGGCACTGAATCCAGAGGTCATTCTGTTCGATGAACCAACCTCGGCGCTTGATCCAGAACTTGTAGGTGAGGTGCTGTCGGTCATTCGATCGATTGCCCAGGAAGGCATCACCATGATTGTTGTCACCCATGAAATGGGTTTTGCCCGCGAGGTGGCGAATCGAGTTGTATTCATGGATGGGGGTTCCGTAGTGGAAGAAGGGACACCGGAGGACGTATTTGTGCGGCCCAAACAGGAACGTACTCGCCAATTCCTCAGCCGTTACTCATCCGATTGGAGTTACGTCATCTGACGATATAGGCGCAAGCTGGAGTAACTGACGATCCCGGCCCGGCATATGCTGTAGCAGGCAAATGCTGATAGGCCGGGTTTTTCTATGGGTGAAGCAGGCCGTGACGGTAAGGAGGAGGACCATGCAGAGCAAAATCGATGAAATACTCACACATATTGCACATTCTCACCAGCAGGTTGCGCGTGTACTGGATGCCAAACGTCAAGTCGCTGTGCGCATGTCTGAAATCATCAATCATTTGCCGGATATTGAACCGGAGCTGGATGGCGTTGACGGTCTGCTGGATAGCTCGGGACAAATCAACAAAAGCATCATCTCCTATTTGGGAGGCCTGGCAGACCTGGAAGAAGCCGTAGCCGAAACGCTGACCCAGGTGATGCGGGAGATGGCGAGTCAAGAGGAAGAATAAGCCCGGAAGGCGGGTGAATGGACATGAGCAGAGAACAAAGTCTCATACTGATGCTGGATGCAGCCGCCAAGATGCAGTGGAATATTGCCCTCATTTTGGAGGCCAAGGCGATTGAAGCCGAGAAGGTAAGGAACTGGGCGTTAAATCATTTGAATGGTGAGGCTTTTCTGACGCATAGCGATCAGGTGGCAGAGCCTCTCAAAATGCATGATCAGCTGGTGGAAATACTGGAAGGATTGACCCGAATGGAAACCGGATTATGCAACAACCTGAAGGCTATCATGGTGCAGAACGATGGTGAAGAAGGCGGCATGGATGGTGGCATGTTTGGCGGTATGGATATGGGGGATCTCGGAAAATGAGTCTGTTGCGGCGTGAGCAGGAAGCGAAACTGTCCCTCATTGAGTCCATTGCACACAGTCAGCAGGCGCTCGCCCGCATTCTGGACAGTGTGGCCAGCGTGTCTGCCCACTCGGAAGTATCCGCCCGCAGTCTGGCTGAGAACATTCGTTTGCTGAGCCGTTATCAAGAAGAGATGTCACGGATGGTTACGGGGATTCCATTGGCCCGAATCCAGCATGGGGAGCCTGGTGTGCCATGGCTCAAAGATCCTGGATATGCAATACGCATAGTCCGGAATATACAGGAGGAATGTTGACATGTTAAAGAAGAAAAAAATACGTCTGAGAACCAAAAGAGCGCTGCTTGCTCGCGGGGCCCGTCTGCGTAAACTCCGTAAACTGCGTGCGCTCAAAGGCAAACGTGTACTGCACAAACGTACCCTCAAAGGACGCAGTGCGTGGCTTAAAAAAAAGAAACGTGCGGTACGACGGCACCGGAGTCTGAAGCCTGCACAACCGTTCGTCCCGGCTACCCCTACCGATCCGAACCCGGACAGCGCCTACAGCCAGGGGTACAACGAGGCGTACAACGAGGGATTCAACGCGGGTTTCGCCAAGGGATTCGAGGACGGACATCAATTGGCTTACAAAGCGCAATAGCAGAATAGGTGTACATTTTCGGATGACTATAGATGCATGTCCAGTGTACAACGATAACCCGGGGGGAAAGATCCCTCCGGGTTATTTGTATCACCGCAAAAGCGGACATGCCCGTGCAGGCGGATGTGGAGGGCAGACGCCAATTTTGCGCCTTGCAGGACACCCGTCCATGATGCATCTGACCCCGGGGCATATCCTTTAGAGGGAACACCAATCACGGGGAGAATCTGAAAGTGATATCTCCTGAAGGAAGACAGGGTGAAGGATGTGGCAAAACGACGACACCGACCGCCTACAGAAGCGGAGACGGCTTACCGTGGCGGGTATGCAGAAGGCCGCAGATTTGGCGGCTGTCAGGCAATGATGGAGCGAGTGCAGCTGTTTGAGCCGACCGTGCGGAATATGAAGGTGCTGTACATTCCGCAGGGATTCGATGCCATCGATGAAGGCGTCATTGGAGCCTTGCAGCAATCTGTTCGTGAATGTGTTGTCGGATCGCCGGCAAACATGCTGCAGGAAGCCAGCCAGCATAGGCCCGATCTGGTGCTGGTTATGAATGGACTACACGTATTTCCTCCCGATCATCTGGAACAGGTGAATGGCATAAAAGGGCTGGGAATTCGAACAGCAGTATGGTTTGTGGATGACCCGTATTTTACCGAAGATACGACAAGCATTTGCCAGCATTATGATGTTGTGTTCACACATGAGGAAGCGGCCGTGCCGTTCTATACTGCACATGGTGCGGGTCGGGTGATCTATATGCCGCTGGCAGTGAACCCGGGGATGTTTCAACCAAGGCGTACGGCACCGCAGCATCAGTATGACATTTGTTTTATCGGCACCGGATTCTGGAACCGAATTGCACTGTTCGACGAGCTGGCTCCTTTTCTGGCGGACAAAAAGGTATTCATTGCTGGCAGCCAGTGGAACCGTCTGAAACGCTATGACATTCTGGGCCGATTCATCCACGATGGCTGGATTGATCCGGGAGCGACAGTCGATTATTACAATGGCGCCAAAATCGTGATTAACGTTCACCGGACTTGCGAGAACGGGGAAGACAATCGCAATACGCATCACCTCCAAGGTCATTCCATTAATCCGCGGACGTATGAGATCAGCGCCTGTGGCACGATGCAGATTACGGATGCACGGCATGATCTGCCACGCTACTACCGGCCTGGATATGACATCGAGACCTTTACAACCGCGGCTGAACTTCAGCACAAAATCAAATATTATCTGCAACATGAAGAGGAGCGGCGAGCCCTAGCCTGGCGCGGGCTGCTCACCACGTTGAACCAGCATACATTCACCCGTCGTATCGCTCAGCTGCTGGAGCACGTGTAAGTCTCTTTCTGCAGGACAGCACCGTTTAGGCAGAGTTAGAGAACCCTATCCCAAAAATAAAAGGAGTGGCGGTATGTCTCTCAAACACCGTAAAACGAGAAAGACTCATGTACCAGTGCTCAGTCTGGCTGACCAAGCACGCAAAAACGGGCAGCATGCCGGATATGATGCGGGCAAGGAAGAAGGGTATTTGCGCGGCCGTGCCAACTATATCGTCAATTGTGCACAGGAACCCTTGCCTTTCCGGCAGCTTCACGTACTTTATGTATCTTCGGGTAAAGGATTCCCATATTCCCCACTGGACGAAGCCGTCATGGCAACATTGCAGGGCATGGTTGCCCAGGTAACTCTTTCCGATCCGCGTCAGCCTGTATCCGAAATTGCACTGCAAACCCGCCCGGACCTGGTGCTTGTGCTGGATGGCATGGATATTCCGCTGGAACATCTGGATGCGATCCGCCAAGCAGGCATTCAGACGGCAATTTGGCTCACGGATGATCCGTACTATACGGATATGACACTGGAAAGAGTACACCATTTCGATCATGTATTTACATTGGAACTGAACTGTGTTGAATTGTATCGACAAAACGGCTGCCCTTCTGTTCACTACCTGCCCTTTGCTGCATTCACTAACCATTACTTCCCGATCACCACACCTTCTCCATTACACCGGGACGTCAGCTTTATCGGTTCGGCCTACTGGAACCGGGTGTACTTCTTCAATCCGATCATGGCACAGCTGATGTCACACAATACCGTATTTAATGGTATCTGGTGGGATCGCCTGCCCGACTATGCTGCTTACGGTGAGAAGATCGAATTGGGTCGCTGGATGAGTCCGCAGGAAACGAACGATGTCTATAACGGCACCAAAATTGTCATCAACCTGCACCGCTCCCACGAAGATGATTCCGTTAACAACAACCATGTCAAAATTCTACCAGCCTCCCCGAATCCAAGAACATTTGAAATTGCCGCTTCTACAACCCTTCAATTGACCGATGCACGGGATGACTTGGCACGTTTCTATAAACCAGGTGTAGAAATCGAGACCTACTCTTCCCCTCAGGAGCTGCTGGATAAGGTTGAATACTATCTCACTCATGAGAAAGAGCGCCGCGAGATTGCACTTCGAGGGCTGGAACGGACATTAAAGGATCACACGTATGGCAAAAGAATCAACGAAATGTTAAGCATTATATTCCCTTAATCCTGACCGGAAGGAGGTGTGCACAGAACCCTGCATATTCGTATTCAGGGTCCGTGCAGCCATGGCGACTAAACCCAAGCTCATGTTGTTTTCCCATGTGTGCAACACCCGCAGCATTACGGGAGCGGAGAAGCTGTTGCTTCATTTTATGAGAGAGATGGGTTCCATCTTCGATTGTGTACTCGTGGTTCCTCAGGAAGGAAAGCTTGCCGGACTTGCACGGAGGTTCGATATTCAGGTCAAAGTATGCTTCCTGCCGATGCTTCACGGTGTGTACACACCTTACCGGGGGATTGCAACAGATGCAGAACAGCTTCGCCATAATCCGGCATATCAGGACGTGGTCTCCCTCATCCGGGAGACTGCACCTGATCTGGTGTTGACGAATACCTGTGTTAATGTAATGCCTGCCGTAGCAGCGAAGTCATTGCAAATTCCGGTGATCTGGAAGATTACCGAAATTATTCAGTTGAATGAACATACCAACGAAGCTGTGCAGATGATTGGACGTTACTCCGACTGGATCATAGGCATATCCGAAAGTGCAGCAGCACCCTTCAAGCAAGCCGGCATGAGTGCCAAGTTGACCGTGATCTCCCCAACCTGGGACCCGGCCTTGCCGGACCCCGAACGATGGGTGCACTTGAGGGAACGCAAACGCAAAGAGATTGGTTTCAAGCCATCGCAGATCTGTATCGGTTACATCTCTTCCTTCATATATGATGCCAAAGGTCTAAAACCTTTTGTAGATATGGCTCTGCAATTGTGTGAAACCCATCCGCGCTGTCGCTTCTGGATTATTGGTACATCAGCGGACAAAAAGTACTATGACGAATGTGTATCCCGGGTGAAAAAATCCGGTTATTATCGAAGATTTACCTTTACGCCGTTTGAGGAAAACGTATCTCCGGCCTATACGGCCATGGATATGGTGATCATTCCGAGCATGGTCAAAGAAGGATTCGGCATGACTGCGCTGGAGGGGCTTTATTTCGCCAAACCGGTTATCGCTTTTGCCCAGGGCGGACTCGAGGAATTGCTGGAATCGGTAGGCAGTGGTGCTTTTTTGGCCCCGGCCGGGGATTCCCAGGCACTTGCTACTCTGGCAACAACCCTGCTGAATGATCCTGAACTGGCCTCAGACACCGGTTGGCGTAATCGGACAGAAGCGGAAAAGCTGTACGGCATTGAAACCTACAGGGCAAAGCTGCATACGATGGTGACACAGTGGTTGATGCGTTTTCCTGGATGGTTTCCGTACATTCAGCCTCCTAATGGTCCTGTGTACGCATGGGGTGAGGGCCGTTTGCGAACCGTGCTGATTCTGGAACCGGCTTCGGTTCGGGCACGATTGTTCCCATTGACTGTGATTCAGGCGCTGCCAATCTCGCCCTTGCCTCCGCTTGCCATAGGTCAGCCTGTTCATGAAGGAACAGAACATCGCTCAGGCCACAGAACGGGACGAAGTCGTTCCCCGCATTCAACCCACCGCAGCAGGGTTCGTAACCGAATGAAACAACGAGGAACGGGAATAGGCGGAAGGAAGCTGAAGGCAAGCAAAAAGAAGAAACAACGTGTGCGCGTGGGGCAACCAATTGTTCGCAAACGTACGCCTGGCAAAACCAAACGAAGCCGGGCACGCCGGAGATTATCCAATAGACGATGAAGGCAGGGATTACGATGAAGATCATGACGGTGCTGGGTACGCGACCTGAAATTATACGGCTCAGTCTGATCATTTCCAAGCTGGACCAGTACGCGTCCAAACATATTCTGGTACACACGGGACAGAACTTCACGGAAAGTCTCAGCGGTCTTTTCTTCAAGGAAATGGGCTTGCGGGCGCCGGACTACGTCCTTCAGGATGAAGCGGCCTCGTTAGGTCGACAGTTATCCTCGATGTTTACGCAAATGGAGGATTTATTAAATCAGGAGAAACCGGATAAAGTGCTGCTGCTCGGTGATACGAACAGTGCATTATGTGCTGTTCTGGCTGAACGGATGGGCATACCCGTCATTCATATGGAAGCAGGCAATCGATGCTTTGACCTGGATGTGCCCGAAGAGAAAAATCGCAGGGTTATCGACGCCATTTCCACGATTAACATGCCGTACACCGAACAGAGTAAGAAACATCTGGTTAATGAAGGGGTGCCCAGTCGCCGAATTGTGCTGACAGGCAACCCGATCTATGAAGTAATGCGTCACTACGACGCACAGGTGAATTCCAGCAAAATACTGAAGAAATTGAAGCTGAAGTCCGGGCAATATTTTTTGGTAACGGCCCATCGGGCGGAGAATGTGGATCATCCTCCTCATTTGCTGGAAATCATGAAAGGCTTGAACCAGGTTGCTGAAGAACATGCCATGCGAGTCATATGCAGCATTCACCCTCGAACGGCTATTCGAATCGCCGAGCATCTGCAACTGGAGATGCACCCGCTGGTGGAATTTCACGAACCATTCGGTTTTTTCGACTTCGTGATGCTGGAACGACATGCACGCTGTGCACTTACGGACAGTGGTACCGTACAGGAGGAGTGCTGCATCATGGGGGTGCCTACGGTAACCATGCGTCGCACGACAGAGCGACCGGAGACGGTGGATTGCGGCAGCAACGTGGTCTCAGGTTTGGATGCGGAGCGTATTGCGGGCTGTGTGAAAGTCATGATCGAAATGTCAAACGACTGGGATTGTCCACAAGGCTACAAAGCAACCGATGTATCCAGTAAAGTGGTCAAATTTCTGCTTGGAGGGAAATTGCATGTTTGAAAATAAGCGTATACTCGTGACTGGCGGTACGGGATCATGGGGTTATGAACTTGTGGCTCAACTGCTGCCCCAGCAGCCTAAGGAGATTATTGTTTACTCCCGGAATGAGTCCAGCCAGGTGGCAATGAGTCGTGAATTCGAGGACCCGCGTCTTCATTTTCGCATTGGTGATATTCGAGACAAGGATGCCTTAACCGTTGCATGTCAGCATGTGGATTATGTATTTCATCTCGCAGCGCTCAAGCATGTGCCGGTGTGTGAAGATCAACCGTATGAAGCTCTCAAAACCAATGTGATCGGCACACAGAATGTCATCGAGGCTGCGATTGAAAATCAGGTGGAAAAGGTCATATATATCTCAACCGACAAGGCTGCCAATCCATCCAACTTCTATGGCATGACGAAAGCGATTGGTGAGAAGTTGATCGTATATGCCAATTTGCTTCATAGCAATACGCGGTTTGTAACCGTACGTGGTGGGAATGTACTTGGAACAAACGGCAGTGTTGTACACTTATTCAAAAATCAGATTCGATCCAAAGGTCAAGTGTCCATCACGGATATGAAAATGACTCGATTCTTTCTCACGCTGAAAGATGCGATCACATTGCTGTTCAAAGCTTCGGTGGAAAGTGTCGGTGGTGAGATTTTTGTCATGACGATGCCAACGTGCAAAATCGTAGACCTGGCAGAAGTACTGATTGAGGATTCGGGTGTAGAGAATGTCTCCATTGTGGAGCGTGGCACTCGGCCTGGCGAGAAGATTCACGAGATTCTGATGAGTGAAT
Above is a window of Paenibacillus sp. E222 DNA encoding:
- a CDS encoding glycosyltransferase — encoded protein: MKDVAKRRHRPPTEAETAYRGGYAEGRRFGGCQAMMERVQLFEPTVRNMKVLYIPQGFDAIDEGVIGALQQSVRECVVGSPANMLQEASQHRPDLVLVMNGLHVFPPDHLEQVNGIKGLGIRTAVWFVDDPYFTEDTTSICQHYDVVFTHEEAAVPFYTAHGAGRVIYMPLAVNPGMFQPRRTAPQHQYDICFIGTGFWNRIALFDELAPFLADKKVFIAGSQWNRLKRYDILGRFIHDGWIDPGATVDYYNGAKIVINVHRTCENGEDNRNTHHLQGHSINPRTYEISACGTMQITDARHDLPRYYRPGYDIETFTTAAELQHKIKYYLQHEEERRALAWRGLLTTLNQHTFTRRIAQLLEHV
- a CDS encoding amino acid ABC transporter permease, whose translation is MGKSFDLSLVLDFIPELLRYLHITLIVLGGSIVLGLVGGVLLAVPRLYRIPVLSQLATLYVSFMRGTPILIKLFLVYYGLPELLKPIGVDLSRTDPLVFVIVTYALSDAASFAEIFRGAVRSVDKGQTEAAYAAGLTTFQSFRRIVVPQALIVAFPNMANTLIGSLKDTSLAFSIGVMDMVGRGQTLISATSHALEVYISLSVVYYVIVLVLEKGFALAERRLQRHERKKEVRGPAVRAERLKRIAG
- a CDS encoding restriction endonuclease subunit S; this translates as MSREQSLILMLDAAAKMQWNIALILEAKAIEAEKVRNWALNHLNGEAFLTHSDQVAEPLKMHDQLVEILEGLTRMETGLCNNLKAIMVQNDGEEGGMDGGMFGGMDMGDLGK
- a CDS encoding glycosyltransferase; amino-acid sequence: MSLKHRKTRKTHVPVLSLADQARKNGQHAGYDAGKEEGYLRGRANYIVNCAQEPLPFRQLHVLYVSSGKGFPYSPLDEAVMATLQGMVAQVTLSDPRQPVSEIALQTRPDLVLVLDGMDIPLEHLDAIRQAGIQTAIWLTDDPYYTDMTLERVHHFDHVFTLELNCVELYRQNGCPSVHYLPFAAFTNHYFPITTPSPLHRDVSFIGSAYWNRVYFFNPIMAQLMSHNTVFNGIWWDRLPDYAAYGEKIELGRWMSPQETNDVYNGTKIVINLHRSHEDDSVNNNHVKILPASPNPRTFEIAASTTLQLTDARDDLARFYKPGVEIETYSSPQELLDKVEYYLTHEKERREIALRGLERTLKDHTYGKRINEMLSIIFP
- a CDS encoding amino acid ABC transporter permease, with translation MSIDFNFIYTSFFQILKALPLTLVITIVPLIAGFGIGLATALIRIYKVPWVYRIADFYVSFFRGTPMLMHLFLIYYGIPLIIDKLAARYGWAFQSSSIPILVFVLIAFSLTAGSYMSEIIRSGILAVDTGQMEAAHAVGMSTSQAMRRIILPQAVGAVLPNLCSMFVGFLHGSTLAFTVSQMDILGKADVVASVSLKFLEAFIAAALIYWGLTVIVERITALLERRVAVYSKGGVS
- a CDS encoding amino acid ABC transporter ATP-binding protein, whose product is MISLTNIHKSFGQQEVLKGIDLTVEQGDVVAILGPSGSGKTTLLRCVNFLERADEGKVQISGLTVDCKYARKHDIVQLRRKTAMVFQHYNLFKHKTVLDNVTEGLIIAQKMSKADARERALRVLEQVGLSAKINEYPSMLSGGQQQRVGIARALALNPEVILFDEPTSALDPELVGEVLSVIRSIAQEGITMIVVTHEMGFAREVANRVVFMDGGSVVEEGTPEDVFVRPKQERTRQFLSRYSSDWSYVI
- the modB gene encoding molybdate ABC transporter permease subunit, encoding MNVSAIDWAVFWPPVRLSLQVALLSSVIAAVFGIAVAWKMSRTSFRGKIFLETAFMLPLVLPPTVVGFILLVLLGRKSLLGRWIEAIFSAPVIFSWWAAVIASVVVAFPLVYQTMKSGFSGIDKDLEDAGRSIGANEWQVFRHISLPLAGRALMTAFILGFARALGEFGATLMIAGNIPGKTQTVPTAIYVAVDSGNQTMAWMWTGSIIIISFIMLLLTRQPRDGKA
- a CDS encoding nucleoside-diphosphate sugar epimerase, producing MQSKIDEILTHIAHSHQQVARVLDAKRQVAVRMSEIINHLPDIEPELDGVDGLLDSSGQINKSIISYLGGLADLEEAVAETLTQVMREMASQEEE
- a CDS encoding transporter substrate-binding domain-containing protein produces the protein MVNHWGIQKFRTALLFITMLAVLAGCSSGNASNESNSASASGQDKVKKIIVGTGTQFPNVCFIDENGKLTGYDVELIREIDKRLPEYEFEFSTMEFKNLLLSLETKKIDLIAHQMEVNEERQAKFLFNDEAYNIFPNKIVVSEKNQDVKSIEDLKGKKLIVGATSNAAVLAEKWNAANGNAIDIVYSGAGEDTNTQIKTGRVDATISTQFAIDYQNKVVDAQLKTVGEALSNSKVYFILNKDEEELKTKVDEALKSIKEDGTLSKLSTEWLGADYTVEE
- a CDS encoding GNAT family N-acetyltransferase, translating into MTEQYRLATLEDAEQLQAVTVDAYETIRALNIPFPAGHATLEVIQNNIVQHECYILEKGGEIIATVTLDRAEDEQRKAISPYPFIRWFAVNPAHKSQGYGSKLLDWVEQHIILQKLDAPAVFLATATRHPWLAPMYERRGYEPFHHKTVQTPERQEEIVFMIKTLDPARYKTPSVQTG